The Bacillus carboniphilus genome contains a region encoding:
- a CDS encoding lysophospholipid acyltransferase family protein, producing the protein MTFYTFSRSVVKFLMKSLYRIEVEGIENIPDEGGVLLCSNHINNWDPPLVGISSPRPVRFMAKEEIFHKKVIGTIIANLGAFPVKRGMSDREALRKGLKILKNGEVLGLFPEGTRSKNGQLKEGLAGAGFFALRSDASVVPCAIIGPYKRFNKVKIIFGSPIDFTELRANKNSAEQATSLIMNEIRHLLEKYKKQ; encoded by the coding sequence ATGACTTTTTATACTTTCTCTAGAAGTGTTGTTAAATTTTTAATGAAATCTCTTTATCGAATAGAGGTGGAGGGGATTGAAAATATTCCAGATGAAGGAGGAGTCCTTCTGTGTTCCAATCATATTAATAATTGGGATCCTCCATTAGTTGGAATATCCTCGCCAAGACCAGTTCGTTTTATGGCAAAGGAAGAGATCTTTCATAAAAAAGTAATAGGAACTATCATTGCCAATCTTGGGGCCTTTCCTGTGAAACGTGGGATGAGTGACCGTGAAGCTTTAAGAAAAGGGTTGAAAATCTTGAAGAATGGTGAAGTTCTTGGTTTATTTCCAGAAGGGACTAGGAGTAAGAACGGTCAGTTGAAAGAAGGTTTAGCAGGTGCAGGTTTTTTTGCACTTCGTTCTGATGCTAGTGTAGTGCCTTGTGCCATCATTGGACCGTATAAACGCTTCAACAAGGTTAAAATCATTTTTGGTTCTCCTATTGACTTTACTGAACTAAGAGCAAATAAAAATTCAGCTGAACAAGCAACTTCATTAATTATGAATGAAATCAGACATTTACTAGAAAAATATAAAAAACAATAG
- the cmk gene encoding (d)CMP kinase: MNKEKNKMISIAIDGPAEAGKSTVAKVIAKDLSYVYIDTGAMYRALTFKAIQKRISLDDEGKLVELLNGMTIELVPRNEGQAVFVNGEDVTEEIRSNEVSNHVSIVAQHPQVRHEMVHRQREMSKSGGVVMDGRDIGSYVLPNAELKIFMKASVEERAQRRHNENLTKGIQSNLMEIQESIARRDKIDSEREMAPLIKAEDAIEIDTTSLSISEVIRVIENLIKERV; encoded by the coding sequence ATGAACAAGGAGAAAAATAAGATGATTTCAATTGCTATTGATGGACCAGCTGAAGCTGGAAAGAGTACGGTTGCAAAGGTGATCGCTAAAGACTTATCGTATGTATATATAGACACAGGTGCAATGTATCGAGCCCTTACATTTAAAGCGATTCAGAAAAGGATATCTCTAGATGATGAAGGTAAACTCGTTGAATTATTAAATGGGATGACGATTGAATTAGTACCTAGAAATGAAGGTCAAGCAGTATTTGTCAATGGAGAAGATGTTACGGAAGAAATACGCTCTAATGAAGTGTCGAATCATGTTTCCATAGTAGCTCAGCACCCACAAGTTCGTCATGAAATGGTTCATCGTCAACGAGAGATGTCTAAAAGTGGTGGTGTTGTCATGGATGGAAGAGATATAGGGAGTTATGTATTACCGAATGCAGAGCTAAAAATATTTATGAAAGCATCAGTAGAGGAAAGAGCACAAAGACGTCACAATGAAAATTTAACAAAAGGAATTCAATCTAATCTTATGGAAATACAAGAGAGTATTGCTAGACGTGATAAAATTGACTCAGAGAGAGAAATGGCGCCATTAATAAAAGCAGAGGATGCAATTGAGATTGATACGACTTCTTTGTCGATTTCAGAAGTCATTCGAGTAATAGAAAATTTAATAAAGGAGAGGGTCTAA
- a CDS encoding DUF5359 family protein — protein MKQFERILLKLAFLHLILVIIVQFIFQFPAVSPYMSKVFLYEGIVNQEQIEKVEVNKYIGE, from the coding sequence TTGAAACAGTTTGAAAGGATTTTATTAAAGTTGGCTTTCTTACATTTAATTTTAGTGATTATTGTTCAGTTTATTTTCCAATTTCCCGCTGTTAGTCCTTATATGTCAAAGGTATTTTTATATGAAGGGATTGTTAATCAAGAGCAGATAGAAAAGGTTGAGGTAAACAAGTACATTGGTGAATAG
- a CDS encoding flagellar brake protein codes for MKKTVIFFYIDYPINEKTHKAHFLLDGQKLSLTSIWNDQQLVRFETTVVGRRKEKIPMIVIKRPKEDQYVKVQRREFVRVMSKLDLAVHPFVKDFNPFTSFTHNISAGGLSFENSSDTLFKIDDKIKIWLVLPFSKELQYLHVKATVKRIENKQINVQFINISEKDQQTLLQYCYFTQVQLRIKGLKYE; via the coding sequence TTGAAAAAAACAGTGATTTTTTTTTACATAGATTATCCAATAAATGAGAAGACGCATAAAGCTCATTTTTTATTAGATGGTCAAAAGTTATCATTAACTAGTATATGGAACGACCAACAGCTTGTTCGTTTTGAAACAACGGTCGTTGGTAGAAGAAAAGAAAAAATTCCTATGATTGTTATAAAAAGACCTAAAGAAGATCAATATGTAAAAGTGCAGCGGAGGGAGTTTGTACGCGTTATGTCAAAACTGGATTTAGCGGTGCACCCTTTTGTGAAAGACTTTAATCCTTTCACATCTTTTACTCATAACATTAGTGCTGGCGGCCTATCATTTGAAAATAGCAGTGACACTCTCTTTAAAATAGACGATAAAATTAAAATATGGTTAGTCTTGCCGTTTAGTAAAGAGTTGCAATATTTGCATGTGAAGGCGACTGTGAAACGTATTGAAAATAAACAAATAAACGTACAATTTATCAATATCTCTGAGAAAGATCAACAAACATTATTACAGTACTGTTACTTTACTCAAGTTCAACTAAGAATAAAAGGGTTGAAGTACGAATAA
- the ypeB gene encoding germination protein YpeB: MIRGIIITVLSIGVVSTTYWGYKEHQEKNAILINAENNYQRAFHDLTFQIDQLHDQIGTTLAMNSKESLTPGLTEAWRITSQALNDVGQLPLTLMPFDKTEEFLSNIGEFCYRTAVRDLSKDPLSEEEYVQLNELYENAKEIQDELRQVQNTVLNENLRWMDVELALAESNTQETNSIIDGFQAVEKNVEGYSENNFGVTMTSLQNQKKGFENLKGSLIDEKQAKEVVKKFVKDVNSNDMEVTESGEGSDFPFYSITINNQEDGQEIYVDITKQGGHPIYVLNNREVDQKKLSLNEGANKALDFLKRHSFKSFDLFESSQYDNVGVFSFVKKEGEVRIYPEAVRIKVALDNGEVVGFSAKDYLSAQKDRNISKPTIQSDEARKAVNSNLDIQEERLGVIMNDIGEEILCYEFLGTMSSDTFRIYINAENGREEKVERLKGAEQLF, encoded by the coding sequence ATGATTCGTGGAATTATTATTACAGTTTTATCAATTGGAGTGGTTAGTACAACTTATTGGGGTTATAAAGAACATCAAGAAAAAAACGCTATTTTAATTAATGCTGAAAACAATTATCAGCGTGCGTTTCATGATTTAACCTTTCAAATAGACCAATTACATGATCAAATTGGTACGACTCTTGCCATGAACTCAAAGGAGTCCTTAACACCGGGTTTAACAGAGGCATGGAGAATTACATCTCAAGCTCTAAATGATGTTGGTCAACTTCCATTAACATTAATGCCTTTTGATAAGACAGAAGAGTTTCTATCTAACATCGGAGAGTTTTGCTATAGAACAGCTGTAAGAGATTTAAGTAAAGACCCCCTATCGGAAGAAGAATATGTCCAGTTGAATGAATTATATGAAAATGCGAAAGAAATACAAGATGAGCTTAGGCAGGTCCAGAACACGGTTCTTAATGAAAACCTTCGCTGGATGGATGTTGAATTAGCTTTAGCTGAAAGTAATACTCAAGAAACGAATTCAATCATTGATGGCTTTCAAGCTGTTGAAAAAAATGTTGAAGGGTATTCGGAAAACAATTTTGGTGTAACGATGACTAGCTTACAAAATCAAAAAAAAGGGTTTGAGAATTTAAAAGGAAGTCTTATTGATGAAAAACAAGCAAAAGAAGTAGTAAAAAAGTTTGTGAAGGATGTTAATTCAAATGATATGGAGGTTACAGAGAGTGGGGAAGGGTCGGATTTTCCGTTTTATAGTATCACCATTAATAATCAAGAAGACGGCCAAGAAATATATGTTGATATAACTAAGCAAGGGGGACATCCAATATATGTATTGAATAATAGGGAGGTTGATCAAAAAAAACTGAGTTTAAATGAGGGAGCGAACAAGGCACTAGATTTTTTAAAACGTCATAGCTTTAAAAGCTTTGACCTTTTTGAAAGTTCTCAATATGATAATGTTGGAGTTTTTTCATTTGTGAAAAAAGAAGGTGAAGTCAGAATTTATCCAGAGGCGGTTAGAATTAAAGTAGCTTTGGACAATGGTGAAGTTGTCGGTTTTTCAGCCAAGGACTATTTATCGGCTCAAAAAGACCGTAACATTTCAAAACCTACAATTCAAAGTGATGAAGCACGAAAGGCCGTCAATAGTAATTTAGATATTCAAGAGGAGAGGTTAGGGGTTATTATGAATGATATTGGTGAAGAAATCTTATGTTATGAATTTTTAGGCACAATGTCGAGTGACACTTTTCGAATTTATATTAATGCTGAAAATGGTCGAGAAGAGAAAGTCGAGAGGTTAAAAGGAGCGGAGCAATTGTTCTAA
- the sleB gene encoding spore cortex-lytic enzyme — protein MPSVKYMLSFFLFIGLFFIQQLAVQGFSEQVIQRGAVGDDVIELQARLQYNGYYHGRINGVYGWELFWAVKNFQHQFQLEEVDGLVGEETKEMLLKSTKFYKSFVYENLNKGTYFTHYGGVPLKIQQEPDKKFMEEMKGKFKKQIEQAQKEEQQAQQEQKTKQEQQAQQEQKTKQDQQAQQEQKTKQEQQAQQEQKAKQDQQAQQEQKAQEEQQEKDEKQTQEEENNDPVAANMPGGFSQNDIRLMANAVYGEARGEPYSGQVAVAAVILNRIDSPTFPNTVSGVIYEPGAFTAVADGQINLTPNERAMDAALDALNGWDPSENSIYYFNPNTATNSWIWGRPQVKRIGKHIFCK, from the coding sequence ATGCCATCTGTTAAATATATGTTGTCTTTCTTTTTATTCATTGGTCTCTTCTTTATTCAGCAGCTTGCAGTTCAGGGTTTTTCTGAACAAGTGATCCAACGGGGAGCTGTAGGGGATGATGTAATTGAACTTCAAGCTAGATTACAGTATAACGGTTATTATCATGGAAGAATAAATGGTGTATACGGATGGGAGTTATTTTGGGCGGTAAAAAACTTTCAACATCAATTTCAATTAGAAGAGGTTGATGGGTTAGTAGGAGAAGAAACAAAAGAAATGTTATTAAAGTCCACTAAATTTTATAAGTCATTCGTATATGAAAATTTAAATAAAGGAACTTACTTCACTCATTATGGCGGAGTTCCATTAAAGATTCAACAAGAGCCAGATAAAAAATTCATGGAAGAAATGAAGGGTAAGTTTAAGAAACAAATTGAACAAGCGCAAAAGGAGGAGCAACAAGCGCAACAAGAGCAAAAAACGAAACAAGAACAGCAAGCGCAACAAGAGCAAAAAACGAAACAAGATCAACAAGCGCAACAAGAGCAAAAAACGAAACAAGAACAACAAGCACAACAAGAGCAAAAAGCGAAACAAGATCAACAAGCACAACAAGAGCAAAAAGCCCAAGAAGAGCAACAAGAAAAGGACGAAAAACAAACACAAGAAGAAGAAAATAACGATCCTGTAGCAGCTAATATGCCTGGAGGTTTTTCACAAAATGATATTCGTCTTATGGCTAACGCTGTTTATGGTGAAGCAAGAGGTGAACCGTACTCTGGACAAGTTGCTGTAGCTGCGGTTATCTTAAATCGAATTGATAGTCCTACTTTCCCCAATACTGTTTCTGGCGTTATTTATGAACCTGGTGCTTTTACAGCGGTTGCTGATGGACAAATTAATTTAACACCTAATGAGAGAGCTATGGATGCGGCATTAGATGCTTTGAATGGGTGGGATCCAAGTGAAAACTCTATCTATTATTTTAATCCAAATACGGCGACTAACAGTTGGATTTGGGGAAGACCACAAGTGAAAAGAATTGGCAAACATATTTTTTGTAAATAA
- the prsW gene encoding glutamic-type intramembrane protease PrsW, translating into MIGIISAGVAPSLAILCYFYLKNECEGISFSLIIRSFILGAILVFPIMFIQYVLEVEEVFQSPIVIAFFSVALLEEFFKWFIYYFIIFQHYSFDEHYDGIIYGLCISLGFATIENILYLFTFGVDDALGRALLPVSGHALFGVLMGYYFGKGKFSYSKNRFFWPFIALFFPVLFHGLFDLILMSKGQDWKMIITPFMVFLWWFSLRKAKQAREIYHKSHEQLSDFNSL; encoded by the coding sequence ATGATTGGAATCATTTCAGCAGGTGTTGCACCTAGCTTGGCAATTCTCTGCTATTTTTATTTGAAAAATGAGTGCGAAGGTATATCGTTCTCTTTGATTATAAGGTCTTTTATATTAGGAGCTATTTTGGTTTTTCCTATTATGTTCATTCAATATGTTTTAGAAGTTGAAGAGGTTTTTCAATCTCCTATTGTCATCGCCTTTTTTTCTGTTGCTTTACTTGAGGAGTTCTTTAAATGGTTTATATATTATTTTATTATTTTTCAACACTATAGTTTCGATGAACATTACGACGGGATCATTTATGGATTATGTATTTCATTAGGTTTTGCAACAATTGAAAATATCTTATACTTATTTACTTTTGGTGTTGACGATGCTTTAGGAAGAGCGTTACTTCCAGTTTCTGGACATGCGCTGTTTGGTGTTCTCATGGGGTATTACTTTGGAAAAGGGAAGTTTTCTTATTCAAAAAATCGATTTTTTTGGCCATTTATCGCCCTGTTCTTCCCTGTTCTTTTTCATGGGTTATTTGATTTAATCTTAATGTCTAAAGGTCAAGACTGGAAAATGATTATCACGCCGTTTATGGTGTTCTTATGGTGGTTTAGTTTAAGAAAAGCAAAGCAAGCTAGAGAAATATATCATAAAAGTCATGAACAGTTGTCTGATTTTAATAGCCTTTAA
- a CDS encoding asparaginase: MTKNILLIHTGGTISMEEDYVTGEVKPGTRNPLVNEMLSLENINIIVEELFHLPSPHIKTADMLKIKNAIEHSLNKIDGVVITHGTDTLEETAYFLDITTSIDIPIIVTGAMRSSNEIGSDGLYNLLSSIHVASSDDSKNRGVLVVMNDEIHTAKNVTKTHTSNLATFKSPQYGPIGYVNKRGVIYYHSPKVTPTLSVTKLNKKVPLLKAYAGIGNEILSYLLSMGIDGLIVEAFGQGNLPPTFAKGLIPLIEKNIPVVIVSRCFNGIVQDIYSYEGGGKYLKEKGVIFSNGLNGQKARLQLMIALETTNDMNELANIFSL, from the coding sequence ATGACTAAAAACATTTTACTGATTCATACAGGCGGAACTATTTCTATGGAAGAAGACTATGTTACAGGAGAAGTAAAACCTGGTACTCGTAATCCTCTAGTTAATGAAATGCTTTCATTAGAAAATATTAATATAATAGTTGAGGAACTTTTTCATCTTCCTTCTCCACATATAAAAACAGCAGATATGTTGAAAATTAAAAATGCGATTGAACATTCCTTAAACAAAATTGATGGTGTCGTTATTACTCACGGAACTGATACGTTAGAAGAAACAGCCTACTTCTTAGATATAACGACATCAATAGATATACCCATTATTGTGACAGGTGCAATGAGATCAAGCAATGAGATAGGTTCTGACGGATTATATAACCTATTGTCATCCATACATGTTGCATCTAGCGATGATTCAAAAAATAGAGGGGTTCTTGTCGTAATGAATGATGAGATTCATACGGCTAAAAATGTAACGAAAACCCATACCAGTAACTTAGCAACATTTAAAAGTCCTCAATATGGGCCGATAGGATATGTTAATAAGAGAGGGGTTATTTATTATCATTCTCCGAAAGTCACTCCTACCCTTTCTGTTACAAAGTTAAATAAAAAAGTTCCATTATTAAAAGCATATGCTGGAATAGGTAATGAAATTTTATCTTATCTGTTATCTATGGGAATTGATGGATTGATTGTAGAGGCATTTGGACAAGGTAATTTGCCACCCACTTTTGCAAAAGGGTTGATCCCACTGATTGAAAAAAACATTCCAGTTGTCATCGTTTCTAGGTGCTTTAATGGAATCGTGCAAGATATATATAGTTACGAAGGTGGTGGAAAGTATTTAAAAGAAAAAGGGGTTATTTTTAGTAACGGTCTAAATGGACAAAAGGCACGGCTTCAACTTATGATCGCGCTGGAAACAACCAATGACATGAATGAGTTAGCCAACATTTTTTCTCTATAA
- a CDS encoding YpdA family putative bacillithiol disulfide reductase, with translation MEDAIIIGGGPCGLSAAIHLQNMGIKPLVIEKGNVVNSIYHYPTHQTFFSSSEKLEIGEVAFITEKRKPVRNQALSYYREVVRRKKIQVNAFEKVESVKKEMDSSFIVETSKAQYRTSTVIVATGYYDHPNYLNVKGEEKSKVLHYFKEAHPYFDMDVAVIGGKNSSVDAALELVKSEANVTVLYRGNDYSSSIKPWILPEFKALVEKGVIKMEFNADVKEIGDTTLTYVVYGIEERVIKNDFVFAMTGYHPDHRFLKKMGIEVDMQTGRPKFNEETMETNVEGIFIAGVIAAGNNANEIFIENGRFHGEMIAKEMAKRLIRY, from the coding sequence ATGGAGGACGCAATTATTATTGGAGGGGGTCCATGTGGATTATCCGCTGCTATACACTTGCAAAACATGGGGATTAAACCACTTGTGATTGAAAAAGGGAACGTAGTTAATTCAATTTACCATTATCCAACCCATCAAACGTTTTTTAGCTCAAGTGAGAAACTAGAAATTGGGGAAGTAGCGTTTATTACAGAAAAAAGGAAGCCTGTTCGAAATCAAGCGCTCTCTTATTATCGAGAGGTCGTTAGACGGAAAAAAATTCAAGTGAATGCTTTTGAAAAAGTAGAAAGTGTTAAAAAGGAAATGGATAGCTCCTTTATCGTGGAAACCTCAAAAGCACAATATCGTACGTCAACAGTCATCGTTGCAACAGGTTATTATGACCATCCTAATTATTTAAATGTCAAAGGGGAAGAAAAGAGTAAGGTTTTACACTACTTTAAAGAAGCCCATCCTTACTTTGATATGGATGTTGCTGTTATTGGTGGGAAAAACTCGAGTGTAGATGCCGCTTTAGAACTTGTGAAAAGTGAGGCGAATGTCACCGTTTTATACAGAGGAAATGATTATTCTTCAAGTATAAAACCATGGATCTTACCAGAGTTTAAAGCGTTAGTAGAAAAAGGAGTAATTAAAATGGAGTTTAATGCCGATGTTAAAGAAATTGGTGACACTACTTTGACCTACGTAGTATATGGAATTGAGGAGAGAGTAATCAAAAATGATTTTGTATTTGCCATGACGGGTTATCATCCAGATCATAGGTTTTTAAAGAAGATGGGAATTGAAGTTGATATGCAAACAGGAAGACCTAAGTTTAATGAAGAAACTATGGAAACAAATGTTGAAGGTATTTTTATAGCAGGAGTCATAGCAGCTGGAAATAATGCGAATGAGATTTTCATCGAAAATGGGCGTTTTCATGGAGAAATGATTGCTAAAGAGATGGCTAAACGCTTAATAAGGTATTAA